Part of the Haloarcula laminariae genome is shown below.
GAGGACGTGCTGAAGGCCGGCCGCTACGACGACTACGAGGTCGCCGAGGAACTCACCGGAGAGGACCTCGTCGGCTGGGAGTACGACCACCCGCTGGCCGAGGAAGTGCCCGACCACGCGCAGGCCGAGGGGTCCGGCCAGGTGTACACGGCCGACTACGTCGAGGCCGACCGCACGGGGCTGGTCCACTCCGCGCCGGGCCACGGTGAGGAGGACTTCGAGCGCGGGCAGGAGCTCGACCTCGAAATCTTCTGTCCGGTCGACAGCGACGGGACCTACACCGACGCTGCGGGGAAATACGCCGGCGCCTTCGTCCGCGACGCCAACGACGACGTCATCGCCGACCTCGACGCGAACGGCTACCTGCTCTCCAGCGAGCAGGGCCACACGGTGCGAGAGGGACAGTGCTGGCGCTGTGACACCGATATCGTCCGCATCGTCACCGACCAGTGGTTCATCACGGTCACCGACATCAAAGACGAGCTGCTTGAGAACATCGAGGATTCGGAGTGGTACCCCCAGTGGGCCCGCGACAACCGCTTCCGCGATTTCGTCGAGGAGGCGCCGGACTGGAACGTCTCCCGGCAGCGCTACTGGGGGATTCCCATCCCCATCTGGCTCCCGGAAGACTGGAGCGGCGACATGGACGACGCCATCGTCGTCGGCGACCGCGAGGAGCTCGCCGAGCGCGTCGACCAGGACATAGCGCCCGAGGACGTGGACCTCCACAAGGGGACCGTCGACGAGCTGACCATCACCGAGGACGGCACCACCTACAGCCGCGTCGGCGACGTCTTCGACGTCTGGCTCGACTCCTCCGTCGCGACGTGGGGCACTGTCGACTACCCCGCCGAGACCGAGGGCTTCGAGGAGCTGTGGCCCGCCGACCTCATCATGGAGGCCCACGACCAGACCCGCGGCTGGTTCTGGTCCCAGCTGGGCATGTCGACGGCGGCCACCGGCGAGGTTCCCTACAAGCAGGTGCTGATGCACGGCTACGCCAACATGCCCGACGGCCGCGGGATGTCAAAGTCAAAGGGTATCCTCGTCGACCCCCACGAGGTCATCGAGAAACACGGCCGGGACCCGATGCGGCTGTTCCTGCTGTCGGTGAACGCCCAGGGCGAGGACATGAACTTCTCGTGGGAGGAGACCGGCGAGATGCAACGGCGGCTCAACATCCTCTGGAACGTCGCCCGCTTCCCGCTACCGTACATGCGGGCGGACGGCTTCGACCCCGAGGAGACGACGGTCGAATCGACGCGTGACTCGCTCGAACTCGTCGACGAGTGGGTCCTCTCGCGGCTCCAGACCGTGAAGTCGGCCATGACCGACCACATGGACGACTACGAGAACGACAAGGCCGTCGGCGAGCTGCTCGATTTCGTCGTCGAGGACGTCTCCCGCTTCTACATCCAGGTCGTCCGCGAGCGGATGTGGGAGGAGGAAGACAGCGGTTCGAAGCAGGCCGCCTACGCCACGCTGTACCGCGTGCTTGAGGAAGCGGCCGCGCTCTTTGCGCCCTTCACGCCGTTCGTCGCCGAGGAAGTGTACAGCTCGCTGACCGGCGACGCGGGCCACCCGACGGTCCACATGTGCGACTGGCCCGAGGCCGACGACTCGCTCCACCAACCCGAACTGGAAGACGAAATCGAGGTGGTTCGGGAAGTCGAGGAAGCGGGCTCGAACGCCCGCCAGCAGGCCGAGCGGAAACTGCGCTGGCCCGTCACCCGCGTCGTGGTCGACACCGACAGCGACGCCGTGGCCGCGGCCGTCGAGTCCCAGTCGGCCATCGTCGCCGACCGGCTCAACTCGCGTGCAGTCGAAGTGGTGGGCGCCGGCGACCAGTGGGGCGAGCTCCGCTACTCGGCCGAGGCGGACATGAGCGAACTCGGTCCCGCCTTCGGCGACGACGCCGGCCGCGTGATGAACGCCATGAACGAGGCCAGCATCGACGAGCCGTCCCTGGCGACGCTCCAGGAGTCGGTCGTCGATACGCTGGGGGAGGAGGTCGAGCTGACCGAGGAGATGGTCACCTTCCGCCGGGAGACGCCCGAGGGCGTCACCGGCACGGAGTTCGAGGCGCTGGACGGCGGCGGCGTCGTCTACGTCGACACGGCGCTGACCGAGGACATCGAGAGCGAGGGGTACGCCCGCGAGGTCATCCGCCGCGTCCAGGAGATGCGCAAGGACATGGAGCTGGACATCGAGGCCCGCATCGTCGCGGACCTCGCCATCGACGACGAGCGCGTGGACGGTCTCGTTCGGGAACACGAGGACCTCATCAAGGAGGAGGTCCGGGCCGACGAACTCGACGGCGTCGAGGGCGGCCACCGCAAGACGTGGGACGTGGAGGGCGTGGAGATGGAGATAGCGATTGCGCCCGTCGCGGCGGCGGAAGCGTCCGAGTAGGGCGTTAGAGTTCTCCTGCGACCACGGGCGCGGCGCTGACCTCGCTGACCGCCCGCTCCAAGGTATCGGTGCCGTAGACGGCTTCGACGCCGGCGCTCGATAGCTTCGTCAGGGCGTTGCTCGCGAGCATCGGGTGGACGCAGGTGACGAACACGCGCTTGGCGTCGCGGTCGCGCAGGACGGCGACGGACTCGCTCATGGTCGAGCCGGTCGCGATGATGTCGTCGACCAGCACCACGTCCCGCCCCGCGACGGCGGCGTCGCTCGGGCGTATCTCGATGTCGCCGCTGTCGTAGTCGCGGTCCTTCTCGAAGAAGTCCGTCTCGCCCCCGCCGTACTCGTCGCGGACGGTCGTGGCGAGTTCGACGGCGCCCTCGTCGGGCGAGAGAAAGAGCGGGTCCGTGAGGTCGGCCGGCAGGGGGTCGGCCAGCACCGACGCGGCGTCGACGTGGGTCGTCGGCACGGTGAAGAAATCACAGACAGCGGGCTCGTGTGGGTTGACCGTAATCACGCGGTCGGTCCCCGTCGAGACGGCGCGGGCCACCGCCCGCGAGGAGACCGGCTCGCCCGGTTTGAACGCCTGGTCCTGGCGGGCATAGCCCATGTACGGCAGGACGGTGACGACCTCGCTGGCGCCGGCCTCGCGGACCGCGTCCTGGAGCTGGAGCACCTGGACGTGGGCGTCCGAATCGACCGTCGAGGCGACGACGACCGCGCGCTCGCCCGCGACGGCCTCGGGGACGCGGACGACGTGCTCCCCGTCGGCGAACTGTTCGTACTCGACCCGTCCCAGCGGCTCGTCGGCCGCCTCGGACAGCGCCGCCGCAAAGGCCTGTGTCTCCGCGCCGGGGATAATCATGTGTGGGGGGTAACTGGCCGGGCTAAA
Proteins encoded:
- the prs gene encoding ribose-phosphate diphosphokinase, which produces MIIPGAETQAFAAALSEAADEPLGRVEYEQFADGEHVVRVPEAVAGERAVVVASTVDSDAHVQVLQLQDAVREAGASEVVTVLPYMGYARQDQAFKPGEPVSSRAVARAVSTGTDRVITVNPHEPAVCDFFTVPTTHVDAASVLADPLPADLTDPLFLSPDEGAVELATTVRDEYGGGETDFFEKDRDYDSGDIEIRPSDAAVAGRDVVLVDDIIATGSTMSESVAVLRDRDAKRVFVTCVHPMLASNALTKLSSAGVEAVYGTDTLERAVSEVSAAPVVAGEL
- the ileS gene encoding isoleucine--tRNA ligase, translated to MERFAAVDDQYDPESVESGVFDYWDDVDAYEQTKQHRADGEDFFFVDGPPYTSGAAHMGTTWNKTLKDCYIRYLRMQGYDVTDRPGYDMHGLPIETKVEERLDFENKKDIEEFGEENFIQECKSFANEQLEGLQSDFQDFGVWMDWDDPYKTLSPEYMESAWWGFQQAHERGLVEQGKRSINQCPRCETAIANNEVEYHDVGKPSIYVKFPLAERDGSLVIWTTTPWTIVANTFVAADGDLEYVGVDATKDGETERLYLAEPCVEDVLKAGRYDDYEVAEELTGEDLVGWEYDHPLAEEVPDHAQAEGSGQVYTADYVEADRTGLVHSAPGHGEEDFERGQELDLEIFCPVDSDGTYTDAAGKYAGAFVRDANDDVIADLDANGYLLSSEQGHTVREGQCWRCDTDIVRIVTDQWFITVTDIKDELLENIEDSEWYPQWARDNRFRDFVEEAPDWNVSRQRYWGIPIPIWLPEDWSGDMDDAIVVGDREELAERVDQDIAPEDVDLHKGTVDELTITEDGTTYSRVGDVFDVWLDSSVATWGTVDYPAETEGFEELWPADLIMEAHDQTRGWFWSQLGMSTAATGEVPYKQVLMHGYANMPDGRGMSKSKGILVDPHEVIEKHGRDPMRLFLLSVNAQGEDMNFSWEETGEMQRRLNILWNVARFPLPYMRADGFDPEETTVESTRDSLELVDEWVLSRLQTVKSAMTDHMDDYENDKAVGELLDFVVEDVSRFYIQVVRERMWEEEDSGSKQAAYATLYRVLEEAAALFAPFTPFVAEEVYSSLTGDAGHPTVHMCDWPEADDSLHQPELEDEIEVVREVEEAGSNARQQAERKLRWPVTRVVVDTDSDAVAAAVESQSAIVADRLNSRAVEVVGAGDQWGELRYSAEADMSELGPAFGDDAGRVMNAMNEASIDEPSLATLQESVVDTLGEEVELTEEMVTFRRETPEGVTGTEFEALDGGGVVYVDTALTEDIESEGYAREVIRRVQEMRKDMELDIEARIVADLAIDDERVDGLVREHEDLIKEEVRADELDGVEGGHRKTWDVEGVEMEIAIAPVAAAEASE